A genomic segment from Tachysurus fulvidraco isolate hzauxx_2018 chromosome 21, HZAU_PFXX_2.0, whole genome shotgun sequence encodes:
- the LOC113646903 gene encoding uncharacterized protein LOC113646903 isoform X1: MSSTITSGVSGLSSAVSGMWRSHSVLSESEPESSPEATQRFRKLRSSSSLNSLRMSLRKRLPLKTVQPTGNVPENPNTEEFLNSKKTSTVTQIKRTAKNTIGTAYQKFQKSTQSREECLVRTPGKIIEGEENERSPAVTRTPKRQAVTPGRTQRSAKRNPRAGGTPEASGSAVRAVKSRGTRRQLVRMAALRSPFASPNTANRRRQFDQDLDSVSKGLRKLKRLSQAFDEVIGRDERTEAVEHYRTVMAHSYGSAGKLNRSFIRQQSRQIRHRVGSWTDSALSNLRKTT, from the exons ATGTCATCAACTATCACGAGCGGCGTGAGCGGCCTTAGCTCCGCCGTGTCTGGGATGTGGCGTTCTCACAGCGTTCTCTCCGAGTCCGAACCAGAGAGTTCCCCCGAAGCGACACAGAGGTTTCGGAAGCTCCGCTCCTCCAGCTCTCTCAACTCCCTGCGCATGTCTCTGAGGAAGAGACTTCCTTTAAAGACTGTGCAGCCCACCGGCAACGTCCCAGAGAATCCGAACACGGAGGAGTTTCTGAATAGCAAGAAAACGAGCACGGTCACTCAGATCAAACGCACTGCCAAGAACACCATCGGAACCGCTTATCAG AAGTTTCAAAAGAGCACACAGTCACGCGAAGAGTGCCTGGTGAGGACGCCTGGCAAGATCATAGAAGGAGAAGAGAACGAGCGCTCTCCTGCAGTTACGCGCACCCCTAAACGACAAGCCGTAACCCCTGGGCGCACGCAGAGATCAGCCAAGCGTAACCCACGAGCCGGAGGAACTCCCGAGGCCAGCGGGTCGGCTGTGAGAGCAGTGAAGAGCAGAGGAACCAGGAGGCAGTTGGTACGCATGGCAGCACTGAGGAGCCCTTTCGCATCCCCTAACACGGCGAACCGCCGCAG GCAGTTTGATCAAGATCTGGACAGTGTATCAAAAGGCCTCAGGAAACTAAAGCGCCTCTCTCAAGCTTTTGATGAAGTCATCGGGAGAGACGAGCG GACCGAGGCCGTGGAGCATTACAGAACAGTGATGGCTCACAGCTACGGCTCCGCGGGGAAATTAAACAGATCCTTCATCCGGCAGCAGAGCAGACAAATTCGCCACAGAGTGGGCAGCTGGACAGACAGCGCGCTCTCAAACCTCCGCAAAACCACATAA
- the LOC113646903 gene encoding uncharacterized protein LOC113646903 isoform X4, with translation MSSTITSGVSGLSSAVSGMWRSHSVLSESEPESSPEATQRFRKLRSSSSLNSLRMSLRKRLPLKTVQPTGNVPENPNTEEFLNSKKTSTVTQIKRTAKNTIGTAYQKFQKSTQSREECLVRTPGKIIEGEENERSPAVTRTPKRQAVTPGRTQRSAKRNPRAGGTPEASGSAVRAVKSRGTRRQLVRMAALRSPFASPNTANRRRQFDQDLDSVSKGLRKLKRLSQAFDEVIGRDERS, from the exons ATGTCATCAACTATCACGAGCGGCGTGAGCGGCCTTAGCTCCGCCGTGTCTGGGATGTGGCGTTCTCACAGCGTTCTCTCCGAGTCCGAACCAGAGAGTTCCCCCGAAGCGACACAGAGGTTTCGGAAGCTCCGCTCCTCCAGCTCTCTCAACTCCCTGCGCATGTCTCTGAGGAAGAGACTTCCTTTAAAGACTGTGCAGCCCACCGGCAACGTCCCAGAGAATCCGAACACGGAGGAGTTTCTGAATAGCAAGAAAACGAGCACGGTCACTCAGATCAAACGCACTGCCAAGAACACCATCGGAACCGCTTATCAG AAGTTTCAAAAGAGCACACAGTCACGCGAAGAGTGCCTGGTGAGGACGCCTGGCAAGATCATAGAAGGAGAAGAGAACGAGCGCTCTCCTGCAGTTACGCGCACCCCTAAACGACAAGCCGTAACCCCTGGGCGCACGCAGAGATCAGCCAAGCGTAACCCACGAGCCGGAGGAACTCCCGAGGCCAGCGGGTCGGCTGTGAGAGCAGTGAAGAGCAGAGGAACCAGGAGGCAGTTGGTACGCATGGCAGCACTGAGGAGCCCTTTCGCATCCCCTAACACGGCGAACCGCCGCAG GCAGTTTGATCAAGATCTGGACAGTGTATCAAAAGGCCTCAGGAAACTAAAGCGCCTCTCTCAAGCTTTTGATGAAGTCATCGGGAGAGACGAGCG ATCCTGA
- the LOC113646903 gene encoding uncharacterized protein LOC113646903 isoform X3, with the protein MSSTITSGVSGLSSAVSGMWRSHSVLSESEPESSPEATQRFRKLRSSSSLNSLRMSLRKRLPLKTVQPTGNVPENPNTEEFLNSKKTSTVTQIKRTAKNTIGTAYQKFQKSTQSREECLVRTPGKIIEGEENERSPAVTRTPKRQAVTPGRTQRSAKRNPRAGGTPEASGSAVRAVKSRGTRRQLVRMAALRSPFASPNTANRRRQFDQDLDSVSKGLRKLKRLSQAFDEVIGRDERKFKYSVITE; encoded by the exons ATGTCATCAACTATCACGAGCGGCGTGAGCGGCCTTAGCTCCGCCGTGTCTGGGATGTGGCGTTCTCACAGCGTTCTCTCCGAGTCCGAACCAGAGAGTTCCCCCGAAGCGACACAGAGGTTTCGGAAGCTCCGCTCCTCCAGCTCTCTCAACTCCCTGCGCATGTCTCTGAGGAAGAGACTTCCTTTAAAGACTGTGCAGCCCACCGGCAACGTCCCAGAGAATCCGAACACGGAGGAGTTTCTGAATAGCAAGAAAACGAGCACGGTCACTCAGATCAAACGCACTGCCAAGAACACCATCGGAACCGCTTATCAG AAGTTTCAAAAGAGCACACAGTCACGCGAAGAGTGCCTGGTGAGGACGCCTGGCAAGATCATAGAAGGAGAAGAGAACGAGCGCTCTCCTGCAGTTACGCGCACCCCTAAACGACAAGCCGTAACCCCTGGGCGCACGCAGAGATCAGCCAAGCGTAACCCACGAGCCGGAGGAACTCCCGAGGCCAGCGGGTCGGCTGTGAGAGCAGTGAAGAGCAGAGGAACCAGGAGGCAGTTGGTACGCATGGCAGCACTGAGGAGCCCTTTCGCATCCCCTAACACGGCGAACCGCCGCAG GCAGTTTGATCAAGATCTGGACAGTGTATCAAAAGGCCTCAGGAAACTAAAGCGCCTCTCTCAAGCTTTTGATGAAGTCATCGGGAGAGACGAGCG AAAATTCAAGTACTCTGTAATAACGGAGTAA
- the LOC113646903 gene encoding uncharacterized protein LOC113646903 isoform X2 has product MSSTITSGVSGLSSAVSGMWRSHSVLSESEPESSPEATQRFRKLRSSSSLNSLRMSLRKRLPLKTVQPTGNVPENPNTEEFLNSKKTSTVTQIKRTAKNTIGTAYQKFQKSTQSREECLVRTPGKIIEGEENERSPAVTRTPKRQAVTPGRTQRSAKRNPRAGGTPEASGSAVRAVKSRGTRRQLVRMAALRSPFASPNTANRRRQFDQDLDSVSKGLRKLKRLSQAFDEVIGRDERRKFKYSVITE; this is encoded by the exons ATGTCATCAACTATCACGAGCGGCGTGAGCGGCCTTAGCTCCGCCGTGTCTGGGATGTGGCGTTCTCACAGCGTTCTCTCCGAGTCCGAACCAGAGAGTTCCCCCGAAGCGACACAGAGGTTTCGGAAGCTCCGCTCCTCCAGCTCTCTCAACTCCCTGCGCATGTCTCTGAGGAAGAGACTTCCTTTAAAGACTGTGCAGCCCACCGGCAACGTCCCAGAGAATCCGAACACGGAGGAGTTTCTGAATAGCAAGAAAACGAGCACGGTCACTCAGATCAAACGCACTGCCAAGAACACCATCGGAACCGCTTATCAG AAGTTTCAAAAGAGCACACAGTCACGCGAAGAGTGCCTGGTGAGGACGCCTGGCAAGATCATAGAAGGAGAAGAGAACGAGCGCTCTCCTGCAGTTACGCGCACCCCTAAACGACAAGCCGTAACCCCTGGGCGCACGCAGAGATCAGCCAAGCGTAACCCACGAGCCGGAGGAACTCCCGAGGCCAGCGGGTCGGCTGTGAGAGCAGTGAAGAGCAGAGGAACCAGGAGGCAGTTGGTACGCATGGCAGCACTGAGGAGCCCTTTCGCATCCCCTAACACGGCGAACCGCCGCAG GCAGTTTGATCAAGATCTGGACAGTGTATCAAAAGGCCTCAGGAAACTAAAGCGCCTCTCTCAAGCTTTTGATGAAGTCATCGGGAGAGACGAGCG CAGAAAATTCAAGTACTCTGTAATAACGGAGTAA
- the tmigd1 gene encoding transmembrane and immunoglobulin domain-containing protein 1 yields the protein MRNSFGIRFILLAFVCVGGVYGTNVTIESTPLTNGGLIQTNPDQTVSLTCKVVDSAAPEELLWFRNGQQVSLKDGNRVNTSHVCVQPVSRNDNTVTFTCQLKSNVDVKASIQLEVRYPPTLGKDVNVSAEETRDTVLSCDVQAHPPVSVVWKKNGELMDLSSSNYKTSNNGFTATLSITNVNRDDHQGVYTCEADSRVYGVSKRSFRVTVVDSVMKFPLWPMVAGVVVIVLTILLAVISRWKKIMKCFKKD from the exons ATGAGAAATTCCTTTGGGATCCGGTTCATCCTTCTTGCGTTTGTCTGCGTCGGTGGGGTCTACGGTACCAATG TCACTATTGAGTCTACTCCCCTAACAAACGGAGGGTTGATTCAGACGAACCCGGATCAGACCGTGTCTCTGACCTGCAAAGTAGTCGACTCCGCTGCCCCGGAGGAACTGCTGTGGTTCCGAAACGGACAACAAGTGAGCCTCAAAGATGGAAACCGCGTGAACACGAGTCACGTGTGCGTGCAGCCAGTATCCAGAAACGACAACACGGTCACTTTCACCTGCCAGCTGAAATCTAACGTTGATGTGAAGGCCTCCATCCAGTTAGAGGTTCGAT ATCCGCCAACTTTAGGAAAAGATGTGAACGTATCGGCCGAGGAGACGAGAGACACGGTTCTGTCCTGTGACGTTCAAGCTCATCCTCCAGTGAGCGTGGTCTGGAAGAAGAACGGTGAGCTAATGGATCTTTCTTCCAGCAACTACAAGACCAGTAACAACGGTTTCACGGCGACGCTTTCCATTACGAACGTCAACCGTGACGATCACCAGGGCGTGTACACCTGTGAGGCCGACTCAAGGGTCTATGGAGTCAGCAAACGGAGCTTCAGGGTCACTGTTGTAg ACTCTGTGATGAAGTTCCCTCTCTGGCCCATGGTGGCCGGTGTGGTGGTCATTGTCTTAACCATCCTTCTGGCTGTCATTTCCCGATGGAAGAAGATCATGAAG tgcTTTAAGAAAGACTGA